A genomic window from Anoplolepis gracilipes chromosome 6, ASM4749672v1, whole genome shotgun sequence includes:
- the Ehbp1 gene encoding EH domain-binding protein 1 isoform X3, with protein MSSVWKRLQRVNKRAAKFQFTVSYHEVTLETTTKWKPNKLSIVWTRRSRRVSSEPLDWEPSLSDPLKGTISWAVPDNHTVSVTLFKDPRTHELEDKDWTFVIEDVSSTGKRRHVAATNINMKKYATLESSQQQLKLDLKPTSKKIVSATLECTLSCVFLREGKATDEDMQSMASLMSVNNNSDIAPLDDFDNEDIPEDVEEVSVKNLDEILDISAQLDLMTSSLTESELPSTPISVASLSKDDTTPVNDGEHFIRDISLTGIGDSLKEKSPIKDHVAAENDKNIEHSTLRLPLQPLDFKKNEANVPRLKEITPGQDLLEWCKEVTKDYPGVKVTNLTTSWRNGMAFCAIIHHFRPDLIDIDSLLPHDVKGNCKRAFDAGEALGIPRVIEPADMDILTVPDKLAVMTYLYQLRAHFTGHELEVHQIGKTTDESSYMIGRFNTDNNTDVSVQLFGQEIINLRKKEQIDQKNNKADSNRRSNPFDNKKDDISIDSLKNKLHLSLNTDNQDHDQCNKDKSPSSVKEVKDIILASSKSILGKVLSPTKEKYSSREKDLVNSDDRGGRGSTECQGASPPYGEQRSQHPLVSRHDELRERARQLLEQARNQTKPSGFVSAAISPVEAQNDDERQQQLRERARRLIAEVKMGVAVTPSQLNDDNSSDRRSIDDQNNSPRRSITPSTPGDRLSIKSEYNGNILGNTSVIDGEKKTGSPLYSFSKIIERISPDKGSPDRTPYTLRGLGKDMTSYIQNELEALEREQNQIDIQAGKLEKQLRAAMESDNEDETERLMSLWFTLVNKKNALLRRQMQLNILEKEDDLERRFELLNRELRSILAVEDWRKTSEQKMRENLLLEELVSIVNKRDELVHHLDTQERAIEDDDEIERDLSRAGLAQRNKNCVVQ; from the exons ATGAGTTCCGTCTGGAAACGTCTACAACGAGTGAATAAGAGAGCCGCCAAGTTTCAGTTTACCGTCTCTTATCATGAAGTCACGTTAGAGACGACGACGAAATG GAAACCAAACAAACTGAGCATCGTTTGGACAAGACGTAGCAGAAGAGTTAGTTCGGAACCTTTAGACTGGGAGCCAAGTTTGAGCGATCCCCTAAAGGGTACTATTAGTTGGGCAGTTCCTGACAATCACACAGTTTCCGTGACATTATTCAAAGATCCACGAACGCACGAACTAGAAGACAAAGATTGGACATTTGTCATCGAAGAT GTATCATCGACAGGAAAGAGGCGTCATGTCGCTGCTaccaatataaatatgaaaaaatatgcaacCCTTGAATCTAGCCAGCAACAGCTCAAACTAGACTTAAAACCAACTTCTAAGAAAATTGTTAGCGCTACACTTGAATGTACTTTGTCATGTGTATTCCTGCGAGAAGGCAAAGCGAC GGACGAGGATATGCAAAGTATGGCCAGTTTAATGTCGGTTAATAATAACAGCGACATTGCACCATTAGATGATTTTGATAATGAAGACATACCTGAAGATGTTGAAGAGGTATCGGTAAAGAATTTGGACGAAATATTAGATATCTCGGCTCAACTCGATTTAATGACAAGCAGTCTCACTGAAAGTGAATTACCTAGCACTCCTATAAGTG TGGCAAGTTTATCAAAGGATGATACAACCCCTGTAAATGATGGGGAGCACTTTATACGTGATATTAGTCTAACTGGAATTGGAGATTCtctgaaagaaaaatcacCCATAAAAGACCATGTTGCTGCTGAAAATGA TAAAAACATTGAACATAGCACGTTGAGGTTGCCACTGCAGccattagattttaaaaagaatgagGCAAATGTTCCAAGACTGAAAGAGATTACTCCGGGCCAAGACTTACTGGAATGGTGTAAAGAAGTTACTAAGGATTATCCTGGTGTTAAAGTTACCAATCTGACGACATCTTGGCGAAACGGAATGGCATTTTGCGCAATTATTCATCATTTTAGACCTGATCTGAT aGACATTGATTCGCTGTTACCCCATGATGTAAAAGGCAACTGCAAGAGAGCATTTGACGCAGGCGAAGCTTTAGGCATACCCAGAGTTATAGAACCAGCAGATATGGACATATTAACTGTACCTGATAAATTGGCTGTGATGACATATTTGTATCAATTGAGAGCACACTTTACAGGCCATGAATTGGAG GTACACCAAATAGGTAAAACAACAGACGAATCTTCTTACATGATTGGAAGATTTAACACAGACAACAACACAGATGTGAGTGTCCAGTTATTTGgtcaagaaattattaatttacggAAGAAAGAACAGATCgatcagaaaaataataaagcagaTAGTAATCGacg ATCAAATCCATTCGACAATAAAAAAGACGACATCAGTATTGACTCGCTGAAAAATAAGCTGCATTTGAGCCTGAATACGGACAATCAAGATCACGATCAATGTAACAAAGATAAATCACCATCTAGCGTGAAAGAAGTCAAAGACATTATATTGGCCAGTTCGAAAAGCATTCTAGGCAAAGTGTTATCACCAACCAAAGAAAAGTATTCGTCAAGAGAGAAG GATTTGGTAAACTCTGACGACAGAGGAGGTCGAGGCAGTACAGAATGCCAAGGTGCATCACCGCCATATGGAGAACAACGTTCGCAACAC CCATTAGTTAGCCGGCACGACGAATTGCGAGAACGTGCGAGACAACTTTTAGAACAAGCCAGAAACCAGACGAAGCCATCCGGATTTGTTTCCGCCGCGATCAGTCCCGTCGag gcGCAGAACGATGATGAAAGACAACAACAATTGCGCGAAAGGGCGAGACGCTTGATAGCGGAAGTGAAAATGGGCGTAGCTGTGACTCCGAGTCAATTGAATGACGATAATAGCAGTGATAGACGATCGATAGACGACCAGAACAATAGTCCTAGACGTAGCATTACGCCATCGACCCCTGGTGATAGACTCAGCATAaag TCTGAGTATAATGGAAACATCCTGGGAAATACGAGCGTAATAGATGGAGAAAAGAAAACTGGTTCACCTTTGTATTCCTTTTCCAAAATCATAGAACGAATCTCACCCGATAAAGGAAGTCCTGACAGAACTCCGTATACACTTCGTGGG TTGGGTAAAGATATGACATCGTATATTCAAAATGAGCTCGAAGCGCTTGAAAGGGAACAGAATCAAATCGACATACAAGCTGGTAAGCTTGAAAAGCAATTGAGAGCGGCCATGGAGAGTGATAACGAAGACGAAACAGAAAGACTGATGTCTCTATGGTTCACACTTGTTAACAAGAAAAACGCACTTTTAAGAAGGCAAATGCAATTAAACATATT agagaaagaagacgaTTTAGAACGACGATTCGAACTTTTGAATCGCGAATTAAGAAGCATTCTCGCGGTGGAGGATTGGCGAAAAACATCCGAGCAAAAAATGCGTGAAAATTTATTGCTGGAGGAGTTGGTGTCTATTGTGAATAAAAGAGACGAATTGGTTCATCATCTCGATACACAAGAGAGAGC cATTGAAGATGATGACGAGATAGAGCGTGATTTATCTCGTGCTGGATTAGCTcaacgaaacaaaaattgtgttGTGCAATGA
- the Ehbp1 gene encoding EH domain-binding protein 1 isoform X2 — MSSVWKRLQRVNKRAAKFQFTVSYHEVTLETTTKWKPNKLSIVWTRRSRRVSSEPLDWEPSLSDPLKGTISWAVPDNHTVSVTLFKDPRTHELEDKDWTFVIEDVSSTGKRRHVAATNINMKKYATLESSQQQLKLDLKPTSKKIVSATLECTLSCVFLREGKATDEDMQSMASLMSVNNNSDIAPLDDFDNEDIPEDVEEVSVKNLDEILDISAQLDLMTSSLTESELPSTPISVASLSKDDTTPVNDGEHFIRDISLTGIGDSLKEKSPIKDHVAAENDKNIEHSTLRLPLQPLDFKKNEANVPRLKEITPGQDLLEWCKEVTKDYPGVKVTNLTTSWRNGMAFCAIIHHFRPDLIDIDSLLPHDVKGNCKRAFDAGEALGIPRVIEPADMDILTVPDKLAVMTYLYQLRAHFTGHELEVHQIGKTTDESSYMIGRFNTDNNTDVSVQLFGQEIINLRKKEQIDQKNNKADSNRRSNPFDNKKDDISIDSLKNKLHLSLNTDNQDHDQCNKDKSPSSVKEVKDIILASSKSILGKVLSPTKEKYSSREKSKSPPRVQQAQQRPILMTRRQLTDPFGSDDEEENIQIIDDKWSQSISISKSQSPIRDDLVNSDDRGGRGSTECQGASPPYGEQRSQHPLVSRHDELRERARQLLEQARNQTKPSGFVSAAISPVEAQNDDERQQQLRERARRLIAEVKMGVAVTPSQLNDDNSSDRRSIDDQNNSPRRSITPSTPGDRLSIKSEYNGNILGNTSVIDGEKKTGSPLYSFSKIIERISPDKGSPDRTPYTLRGLGKDMTSYIQNELEALEREQNQIDIQAGKLEKQLRAAMESDNEDETERLMSLWFTLVNKKNALLRRQMQLNILEKEDDLERRFELLNRELRSILAVEDWRKTSEQKMRENLLLEELVSIVNKRDELVHHLDTQERAIEDDDEIERDLSRAGLAQRNKNCVVQ, encoded by the exons ATGAGTTCCGTCTGGAAACGTCTACAACGAGTGAATAAGAGAGCCGCCAAGTTTCAGTTTACCGTCTCTTATCATGAAGTCACGTTAGAGACGACGACGAAATG GAAACCAAACAAACTGAGCATCGTTTGGACAAGACGTAGCAGAAGAGTTAGTTCGGAACCTTTAGACTGGGAGCCAAGTTTGAGCGATCCCCTAAAGGGTACTATTAGTTGGGCAGTTCCTGACAATCACACAGTTTCCGTGACATTATTCAAAGATCCACGAACGCACGAACTAGAAGACAAAGATTGGACATTTGTCATCGAAGAT GTATCATCGACAGGAAAGAGGCGTCATGTCGCTGCTaccaatataaatatgaaaaaatatgcaacCCTTGAATCTAGCCAGCAACAGCTCAAACTAGACTTAAAACCAACTTCTAAGAAAATTGTTAGCGCTACACTTGAATGTACTTTGTCATGTGTATTCCTGCGAGAAGGCAAAGCGAC GGACGAGGATATGCAAAGTATGGCCAGTTTAATGTCGGTTAATAATAACAGCGACATTGCACCATTAGATGATTTTGATAATGAAGACATACCTGAAGATGTTGAAGAGGTATCGGTAAAGAATTTGGACGAAATATTAGATATCTCGGCTCAACTCGATTTAATGACAAGCAGTCTCACTGAAAGTGAATTACCTAGCACTCCTATAAGTG TGGCAAGTTTATCAAAGGATGATACAACCCCTGTAAATGATGGGGAGCACTTTATACGTGATATTAGTCTAACTGGAATTGGAGATTCtctgaaagaaaaatcacCCATAAAAGACCATGTTGCTGCTGAAAATGA TAAAAACATTGAACATAGCACGTTGAGGTTGCCACTGCAGccattagattttaaaaagaatgagGCAAATGTTCCAAGACTGAAAGAGATTACTCCGGGCCAAGACTTACTGGAATGGTGTAAAGAAGTTACTAAGGATTATCCTGGTGTTAAAGTTACCAATCTGACGACATCTTGGCGAAACGGAATGGCATTTTGCGCAATTATTCATCATTTTAGACCTGATCTGAT aGACATTGATTCGCTGTTACCCCATGATGTAAAAGGCAACTGCAAGAGAGCATTTGACGCAGGCGAAGCTTTAGGCATACCCAGAGTTATAGAACCAGCAGATATGGACATATTAACTGTACCTGATAAATTGGCTGTGATGACATATTTGTATCAATTGAGAGCACACTTTACAGGCCATGAATTGGAG GTACACCAAATAGGTAAAACAACAGACGAATCTTCTTACATGATTGGAAGATTTAACACAGACAACAACACAGATGTGAGTGTCCAGTTATTTGgtcaagaaattattaatttacggAAGAAAGAACAGATCgatcagaaaaataataaagcagaTAGTAATCGacg ATCAAATCCATTCGACAATAAAAAAGACGACATCAGTATTGACTCGCTGAAAAATAAGCTGCATTTGAGCCTGAATACGGACAATCAAGATCACGATCAATGTAACAAAGATAAATCACCATCTAGCGTGAAAGAAGTCAAAGACATTATATTGGCCAGTTCGAAAAGCATTCTAGGCAAAGTGTTATCACCAACCAAAGAAAAGTATTCGTCAAGAGAGAAG AGTAAATCCCCACCGAGAGTACAACAAGCGCAGCAACGTCCGATACTTATGACACGCCGGCAATTAACCGATCCGTTCGGCTCCGACGATGAAGAGGAGAACATACAGATAATCGATGACAAATGGTCACAATCGATTTCGATTAGCAAATCGCAAAGCCCGATCCGTGAT GATTTGGTAAACTCTGACGACAGAGGAGGTCGAGGCAGTACAGAATGCCAAGGTGCATCACCGCCATATGGAGAACAACGTTCGCAACAC CCATTAGTTAGCCGGCACGACGAATTGCGAGAACGTGCGAGACAACTTTTAGAACAAGCCAGAAACCAGACGAAGCCATCCGGATTTGTTTCCGCCGCGATCAGTCCCGTCGag gcGCAGAACGATGATGAAAGACAACAACAATTGCGCGAAAGGGCGAGACGCTTGATAGCGGAAGTGAAAATGGGCGTAGCTGTGACTCCGAGTCAATTGAATGACGATAATAGCAGTGATAGACGATCGATAGACGACCAGAACAATAGTCCTAGACGTAGCATTACGCCATCGACCCCTGGTGATAGACTCAGCATAaag TCTGAGTATAATGGAAACATCCTGGGAAATACGAGCGTAATAGATGGAGAAAAGAAAACTGGTTCACCTTTGTATTCCTTTTCCAAAATCATAGAACGAATCTCACCCGATAAAGGAAGTCCTGACAGAACTCCGTATACACTTCGTGGG TTGGGTAAAGATATGACATCGTATATTCAAAATGAGCTCGAAGCGCTTGAAAGGGAACAGAATCAAATCGACATACAAGCTGGTAAGCTTGAAAAGCAATTGAGAGCGGCCATGGAGAGTGATAACGAAGACGAAACAGAAAGACTGATGTCTCTATGGTTCACACTTGTTAACAAGAAAAACGCACTTTTAAGAAGGCAAATGCAATTAAACATATT agagaaagaagacgaTTTAGAACGACGATTCGAACTTTTGAATCGCGAATTAAGAAGCATTCTCGCGGTGGAGGATTGGCGAAAAACATCCGAGCAAAAAATGCGTGAAAATTTATTGCTGGAGGAGTTGGTGTCTATTGTGAATAAAAGAGACGAATTGGTTCATCATCTCGATACACAAGAGAGAGC cATTGAAGATGATGACGAGATAGAGCGTGATTTATCTCGTGCTGGATTAGCTcaacgaaacaaaaattgtgttGTGCAATGA
- the Ehbp1 gene encoding EH domain-binding protein 1 isoform X1 has product MSSVWKRLQRVNKRAAKFQFTVSYHEVTLETTTKWKPNKLSIVWTRRSRRVSSEPLDWEPSLSDPLKGTISWAVPDNHTVSVTLFKDPRTHELEDKDWTFVIEDVSSTGKRRHVAATNINMKKYATLESSQQQLKLDLKPTSKKIVSATLECTLSCVFLREGKATDEDMQSMASLMSVNNNSDIAPLDDFDNEDIPEDVEEVSVKNLDEILDISAQLDLMTSSLTESELPSTPISVASLSKDDTTPVNDGEHFIRDISLTGIGDSLKEKSPIKDHVAAENDKNIEHSTLRLPLQPLDFKKNEANVPRLKEITPGQDLLEWCKEVTKDYPGVKVTNLTTSWRNGMAFCAIIHHFRPDLIDIDSLLPHDVKGNCKRAFDAGEALGIPRVIEPADMDILTVPDKLAVMTYLYQLRAHFTGHELEVHQIGKTTDESSYMIGRFNTDNNTDVSVQLFGQEIINLRKKEQIDQKNNKADSNRRSNPFDNKKDDISIDSLKNKLHLSLNTDNQDHDQCNKDKSPSSVKEVKDIILASSKSILGKVLSPTKEKYSSREKEMSTNLSQSKSPPRVQQAQQRPILMTRRQLTDPFGSDDEEENIQIIDDKWSQSISISKSQSPIRDDLVNSDDRGGRGSTECQGASPPYGEQRSQHPLVSRHDELRERARQLLEQARNQTKPSGFVSAAISPVEAQNDDERQQQLRERARRLIAEVKMGVAVTPSQLNDDNSSDRRSIDDQNNSPRRSITPSTPGDRLSIKSEYNGNILGNTSVIDGEKKTGSPLYSFSKIIERISPDKGSPDRTPYTLRGLGKDMTSYIQNELEALEREQNQIDIQAGKLEKQLRAAMESDNEDETERLMSLWFTLVNKKNALLRRQMQLNILEKEDDLERRFELLNRELRSILAVEDWRKTSEQKMRENLLLEELVSIVNKRDELVHHLDTQERAIEDDDEIERDLSRAGLAQRNKNCVVQ; this is encoded by the exons ATGAGTTCCGTCTGGAAACGTCTACAACGAGTGAATAAGAGAGCCGCCAAGTTTCAGTTTACCGTCTCTTATCATGAAGTCACGTTAGAGACGACGACGAAATG GAAACCAAACAAACTGAGCATCGTTTGGACAAGACGTAGCAGAAGAGTTAGTTCGGAACCTTTAGACTGGGAGCCAAGTTTGAGCGATCCCCTAAAGGGTACTATTAGTTGGGCAGTTCCTGACAATCACACAGTTTCCGTGACATTATTCAAAGATCCACGAACGCACGAACTAGAAGACAAAGATTGGACATTTGTCATCGAAGAT GTATCATCGACAGGAAAGAGGCGTCATGTCGCTGCTaccaatataaatatgaaaaaatatgcaacCCTTGAATCTAGCCAGCAACAGCTCAAACTAGACTTAAAACCAACTTCTAAGAAAATTGTTAGCGCTACACTTGAATGTACTTTGTCATGTGTATTCCTGCGAGAAGGCAAAGCGAC GGACGAGGATATGCAAAGTATGGCCAGTTTAATGTCGGTTAATAATAACAGCGACATTGCACCATTAGATGATTTTGATAATGAAGACATACCTGAAGATGTTGAAGAGGTATCGGTAAAGAATTTGGACGAAATATTAGATATCTCGGCTCAACTCGATTTAATGACAAGCAGTCTCACTGAAAGTGAATTACCTAGCACTCCTATAAGTG TGGCAAGTTTATCAAAGGATGATACAACCCCTGTAAATGATGGGGAGCACTTTATACGTGATATTAGTCTAACTGGAATTGGAGATTCtctgaaagaaaaatcacCCATAAAAGACCATGTTGCTGCTGAAAATGA TAAAAACATTGAACATAGCACGTTGAGGTTGCCACTGCAGccattagattttaaaaagaatgagGCAAATGTTCCAAGACTGAAAGAGATTACTCCGGGCCAAGACTTACTGGAATGGTGTAAAGAAGTTACTAAGGATTATCCTGGTGTTAAAGTTACCAATCTGACGACATCTTGGCGAAACGGAATGGCATTTTGCGCAATTATTCATCATTTTAGACCTGATCTGAT aGACATTGATTCGCTGTTACCCCATGATGTAAAAGGCAACTGCAAGAGAGCATTTGACGCAGGCGAAGCTTTAGGCATACCCAGAGTTATAGAACCAGCAGATATGGACATATTAACTGTACCTGATAAATTGGCTGTGATGACATATTTGTATCAATTGAGAGCACACTTTACAGGCCATGAATTGGAG GTACACCAAATAGGTAAAACAACAGACGAATCTTCTTACATGATTGGAAGATTTAACACAGACAACAACACAGATGTGAGTGTCCAGTTATTTGgtcaagaaattattaatttacggAAGAAAGAACAGATCgatcagaaaaataataaagcagaTAGTAATCGacg ATCAAATCCATTCGACAATAAAAAAGACGACATCAGTATTGACTCGCTGAAAAATAAGCTGCATTTGAGCCTGAATACGGACAATCAAGATCACGATCAATGTAACAAAGATAAATCACCATCTAGCGTGAAAGAAGTCAAAGACATTATATTGGCCAGTTCGAAAAGCATTCTAGGCAAAGTGTTATCACCAACCAAAGAAAAGTATTCGTCAAGAGAGAAG GAAATGAGTACAAATTTATCGCAGAGTAAATCCCCACCGAGAGTACAACAAGCGCAGCAACGTCCGATACTTATGACACGCCGGCAATTAACCGATCCGTTCGGCTCCGACGATGAAGAGGAGAACATACAGATAATCGATGACAAATGGTCACAATCGATTTCGATTAGCAAATCGCAAAGCCCGATCCGTGAT GATTTGGTAAACTCTGACGACAGAGGAGGTCGAGGCAGTACAGAATGCCAAGGTGCATCACCGCCATATGGAGAACAACGTTCGCAACAC CCATTAGTTAGCCGGCACGACGAATTGCGAGAACGTGCGAGACAACTTTTAGAACAAGCCAGAAACCAGACGAAGCCATCCGGATTTGTTTCCGCCGCGATCAGTCCCGTCGag gcGCAGAACGATGATGAAAGACAACAACAATTGCGCGAAAGGGCGAGACGCTTGATAGCGGAAGTGAAAATGGGCGTAGCTGTGACTCCGAGTCAATTGAATGACGATAATAGCAGTGATAGACGATCGATAGACGACCAGAACAATAGTCCTAGACGTAGCATTACGCCATCGACCCCTGGTGATAGACTCAGCATAaag TCTGAGTATAATGGAAACATCCTGGGAAATACGAGCGTAATAGATGGAGAAAAGAAAACTGGTTCACCTTTGTATTCCTTTTCCAAAATCATAGAACGAATCTCACCCGATAAAGGAAGTCCTGACAGAACTCCGTATACACTTCGTGGG TTGGGTAAAGATATGACATCGTATATTCAAAATGAGCTCGAAGCGCTTGAAAGGGAACAGAATCAAATCGACATACAAGCTGGTAAGCTTGAAAAGCAATTGAGAGCGGCCATGGAGAGTGATAACGAAGACGAAACAGAAAGACTGATGTCTCTATGGTTCACACTTGTTAACAAGAAAAACGCACTTTTAAGAAGGCAAATGCAATTAAACATATT agagaaagaagacgaTTTAGAACGACGATTCGAACTTTTGAATCGCGAATTAAGAAGCATTCTCGCGGTGGAGGATTGGCGAAAAACATCCGAGCAAAAAATGCGTGAAAATTTATTGCTGGAGGAGTTGGTGTCTATTGTGAATAAAAGAGACGAATTGGTTCATCATCTCGATACACAAGAGAGAGC cATTGAAGATGATGACGAGATAGAGCGTGATTTATCTCGTGCTGGATTAGCTcaacgaaacaaaaattgtgttGTGCAATGA
- the Sel gene encoding protein seele, with amino-acid sequence MRALLFVSLFLISSFAEPNEIDLKHLKCLVCRATIKELQIELSNVPPDTLVEVGSYRMDAEGNTKHKMIPVSRSEVFISNMLDNICEKMKDYVRATKKSNNQLTILNLMSSPGIMNPQMGEVDIIQDGDLNKSLEHYCSTIVEEFEDDIVSLHVNGIRNKKRKLCTEISNICNETYIDEDDDDDEDDEDNSDESNSNNVNIDFDEDRDEL; translated from the exons atGAGagctttattatttgtaagtctatttttgataagttCATTTGCGGAGCCTAATGAAATCGATTTAAAGCATTTGAAATGTTTAg TTTGTAGGGCAACTATAAAAGAATTACAGATTGAACTATCCAATGTCCCTCCTGACACATTAGTTGAAGTAGGTAGTTACAGAATGGATGCTGAGGGAAATACTAAACACAAAATG ATACCAGTAAGTCGATCAGAAgtatttatctcaaatatgtTGGATAATATCtgtgaaaaaatgaaagattatGTAAGAGCGACGAAGAAGTCTAACAATCAATTGACAATCTTAAATCTTATGTCTTCACCGGGTATAATGAATCCTCAAATGGGCGAAGTTGACATAATTCAAGATggtgatttaaataaaagtttagagCATTAT TGCAGCACTATAGTTGAGGAATTTGAAGACGATATAGTATCATTACATGTTAATGGTATACGCAATAAGAAAAGGAAGCTTTGTACAGAGATTTCAAATATCTGTAATGAAACCTATATTGATGAGgatgatgatgacgatgaGGACGATGAGGATAATTCTGATGAGAGTAAttctaataatgttaatattgattttgatGAAGATAGAGATGAATTGTAA